The following are encoded in a window of Telmatobacter sp. DSM 110680 genomic DNA:
- a CDS encoding alpha-glucosidase, translating into MKRTTVFLALAFVFAAISIDQTLAQQGSNAAKTERTERHSAALVNGYEPMWWKEAVVYQVYPRSFQDSNGDGIGDLNGITQHLDYLQKLGVNVIWLSPHYDSPNADNGYDIRDYRKVMKEFGTMADFDRMLAGIKARHMRLIVDLVVNHTSDEHRWFVESRSSKDNPYRDYYFWRDGKPNPADPAHPLPPNNYPSFFSGSAWQWDETTKQFYLHYFAVKQPDLNWDNPKVREDVFALMKFWLDKGVDGFRMDVIPLISKQPGLPDLTPEQMKGDFVRLWANGPHRDEYLQQMNREVLSKYDVMTVGEAIGISLEEEPKIINSERHELNMVFNFDAIRLNRGDFYSEKKWTLPQMKAIYDHHATALSKTDWDTVFLSNHDNPRLVSNFGDTSTAEFRARSAKLLETMLMTLRGTPFIYQGDELAMTNYPFTKLDQFDDIEVKNAYKDRVLAGKMTEAEFIAESQRFGRDNSRTPMQWSDSPNGGFTTAGAKPWLAVNPNYNEINAAKEQADPESVLHYTQRAIALHHGHLAFVYGDYKDLDPDNEQVYAFTRTLSTPGKPDQRFLVVLNFGEKPVDYSLPEGMTAGKLVLGNIPGAAETGGSTLKLGAWDARVYTY; encoded by the coding sequence GTGAAAAGAACAACTGTTTTCCTTGCACTAGCATTTGTCTTCGCCGCGATTTCAATTGACCAAACTTTAGCGCAGCAGGGTTCGAACGCTGCGAAAACCGAAAGAACTGAGCGGCACTCCGCCGCATTGGTGAATGGATATGAGCCGATGTGGTGGAAAGAAGCCGTGGTCTACCAGGTCTATCCACGAAGTTTTCAGGATTCGAACGGGGACGGGATCGGTGATCTGAACGGCATCACGCAGCATCTTGACTACTTGCAAAAGCTGGGTGTGAACGTGATCTGGTTGTCGCCTCATTACGACTCGCCCAATGCGGATAACGGGTATGACATTCGCGACTATCGCAAGGTGATGAAGGAGTTCGGCACCATGGCGGACTTCGATCGCATGCTGGCAGGTATCAAAGCTCGGCATATGCGGCTGATTGTCGACCTGGTGGTGAATCACACTTCGGACGAGCATCGCTGGTTTGTGGAGTCGCGGTCGTCAAAAGACAATCCTTATCGCGATTATTATTTCTGGCGCGACGGGAAGCCGAATCCGGCCGACCCCGCGCATCCGCTGCCGCCGAATAACTATCCGAGTTTCTTTTCGGGGTCTGCGTGGCAATGGGACGAGACGACGAAGCAGTTCTACCTCCACTATTTCGCGGTGAAGCAGCCGGATCTGAACTGGGATAACCCCAAGGTGCGCGAGGATGTGTTTGCGCTGATGAAGTTCTGGCTGGACAAGGGCGTGGATGGATTCCGGATGGATGTGATTCCGCTGATTTCGAAACAACCCGGACTCCCGGATTTAACCCCAGAGCAGATGAAAGGAGACTTTGTTCGTTTGTGGGCCAATGGGCCGCATCGCGATGAGTATCTGCAGCAGATGAATCGCGAAGTGCTGTCGAAGTACGACGTGATGACGGTCGGCGAGGCGATCGGGATATCTCTTGAGGAGGAACCGAAGATCATCAACAGCGAGCGCCACGAGTTGAACATGGTCTTCAACTTTGACGCGATCCGGCTGAATCGTGGAGATTTCTATTCCGAAAAGAAGTGGACTCTGCCGCAGATGAAGGCGATCTACGATCACCACGCGACCGCGCTGAGCAAGACCGATTGGGACACCGTGTTTTTGTCGAATCACGATAATCCGCGGCTGGTGTCGAATTTCGGCGACACGTCGACGGCGGAGTTTCGAGCGCGGTCGGCCAAGCTGCTTGAAACGATGCTGATGACACTGCGGGGCACCCCGTTTATCTACCAGGGCGATGAACTGGCGATGACGAACTATCCCTTCACCAAGCTCGACCAGTTTGACGATATTGAGGTGAAGAACGCGTACAAGGACAGGGTACTCGCCGGGAAGATGACGGAGGCGGAGTTTATCGCCGAGTCGCAGCGCTTTGGGCGAGACAACTCGCGCACGCCGATGCAGTGGAGCGATTCGCCGAACGGGGGATTCACTACTGCGGGTGCGAAGCCGTGGCTGGCGGTGAATCCGAATTACAACGAGATCAACGCGGCGAAAGAGCAGGCCGATCCGGAGTCGGTGCTGCATTACACGCAGCGGGCGATTGCGCTGCACCATGGGCATCTGGCGTTTGTGTATGGCGACTACAAGGATCTCGACCCGGATAACGAACAGGTGTACGCCTTTACGCGGACGTTGAGTACGCCCGGGAAGCCGGATCAACGGTTCCTGGTGGTGCTGAACTTTGGTGAAAAGCCGGTCGATTACTCGTTGCCCGAGGGAATGACGGCTGGGAAGCTGGTACTTGGCAATATTCCGGGAGCTGCGGAGACGGGTGGCTCGACGCTGAAGCTGGGTGCGTGGGATGCACGGGTGTACACGTACTGA
- the pyrH gene encoding UMP kinase, translated as MYKRIILKLSGEALAGANRFGLDAVKVSDITDEIADVHKLGVEIGIVVGGGNFFRGVAQQAKEMDRVAADNMGMLSTVMNAIALQDSLEQRGVQCRVMTAVFMNQIAEPYIRRRAVRHLEKGRVVIFAAGIGNPFFSTDTAASLRAMEIKADVLLKGTKVEGVYSADPVLVKDAVKYDEITYMEILQQGLKVMDLTAVSLCKDNNLPMIIFNMNQPGNIRRVVLGEKVGSLVTA; from the coding sequence ATGTATAAGCGGATTATTTTGAAGCTCTCGGGAGAGGCACTGGCAGGCGCGAACCGGTTTGGTTTGGACGCCGTAAAAGTGTCCGATATTACGGACGAAATAGCCGATGTTCACAAACTCGGGGTGGAGATTGGAATCGTGGTGGGCGGAGGCAATTTCTTTCGCGGCGTAGCGCAGCAGGCGAAAGAGATGGACCGGGTTGCAGCCGACAATATGGGAATGCTGTCGACGGTAATGAACGCGATTGCGCTGCAGGATTCGCTGGAACAGCGCGGGGTGCAGTGCCGGGTGATGACGGCGGTATTTATGAACCAGATTGCGGAGCCCTATATTCGCCGCCGGGCGGTTCGGCATCTCGAAAAGGGCCGCGTGGTGATTTTTGCGGCGGGCATTGGGAATCCGTTCTTTTCGACCGATACTGCAGCGAGCCTGCGGGCGATGGAGATCAAGGCCGATGTGCTGCTGAAGGGCACCAAGGTTGAGGGCGTCTACAGTGCCGATCCGGTGCTGGTAAAGGATGCCGTGAAGTACGACGAAATTACGTATATGGAAATTCTGCAGCAGGGGCTGAAGGTGATGGACCTGACCGCAGTGAGCCTTTGCAAAGACAACAACCTGCCGATGATCATTTTCAACATGAACCAGCCGGGGAATATCCGGCGCGTGGTGCTGGGCGAGAAAGTCGGATCGCTGGTGACGGCCTAA
- a CDS encoding acyltransferase has protein sequence MKKPARLDALTGLRSFAAINIVLFHFSNPNWFGPLAPVVNAGYASVSFFILLSGFVLGYNYNAKARAGELSNVRFYEARFTRLYPIYLLSLILAFKMIPLEWGYHTHGMFWTGMVLSPLLLQGWIPEIATFLNTPAWTMSAESFYYVLFPWMAKWKKPEKVGWHLTKMGLVWMLGLIPGTLYVIFNPDGLPHVDRFSYGSWLQALKYTPLPHLASFVFGVLLAELDEIIPRMGNRRMVLGLFGFAATFAILTQAYRLPYPLLHDGFFMPLFGCIILGLAGVNPLSKLLGLRPLVFVGEASYCLYLLHFNLWNMIHDSHVLDRLGLARFDPWISYVLLILLALMALHFVEKPAQRILRGWMHVWR, from the coding sequence ATGAAGAAGCCAGCACGCCTGGATGCATTGACGGGGCTGCGCAGCTTTGCGGCTATCAATATCGTTCTCTTCCACTTTTCCAATCCCAACTGGTTTGGTCCGCTGGCTCCAGTGGTGAACGCCGGCTATGCGTCAGTAAGCTTCTTCATTCTGCTCTCGGGGTTTGTGCTGGGGTACAACTACAATGCTAAGGCGCGTGCGGGCGAGCTGAGCAATGTGCGGTTTTACGAAGCACGGTTTACGCGGCTGTATCCCATTTATCTGCTGAGCCTGATCCTGGCGTTCAAGATGATTCCGCTGGAGTGGGGGTACCACACGCACGGGATGTTCTGGACGGGGATGGTGCTGTCGCCCTTGCTGCTGCAGGGGTGGATTCCGGAGATCGCAACGTTTCTGAATACTCCGGCGTGGACGATGTCGGCTGAGTCGTTCTACTACGTGCTGTTTCCATGGATGGCAAAGTGGAAGAAGCCAGAGAAGGTGGGATGGCACCTGACCAAAATGGGTCTGGTATGGATGCTTGGCCTGATTCCCGGAACGCTATATGTGATCTTTAATCCCGATGGGCTGCCGCACGTGGATCGCTTCAGCTACGGGAGTTGGCTGCAGGCGCTGAAGTACACGCCACTACCGCACCTTGCGAGCTTTGTATTCGGTGTGCTGCTGGCGGAGTTGGATGAGATTATTCCGCGGATGGGAAACCGTCGGATGGTGCTGGGGCTTTTTGGATTTGCGGCAACCTTTGCGATTCTGACCCAGGCGTACCGGCTACCGTATCCGCTGCTGCACGACGGATTTTTCATGCCACTGTTTGGTTGCATTATTCTGGGACTGGCGGGCGTGAATCCACTCTCGAAGTTATTGGGTCTGCGGCCGCTGGTGTTTGTGGGAGAAGCGAGCTATTGCCTTTACCTGCTGCACTTCAATCTCTGGAACATGATTCATGATTCACACGTGCTTGACCGGCTGGGACTGGCGCGGTTTGATCCGTGGATAAGCTATGTTCTGCTGATCCTGCTTGCGCTGATGGCACTGCACTTTGTGGAGAAACCAGCGCAGCGCATCCTGCGCGGCTGGATGCACGTGTGGCGATAA
- a CDS encoding beta-propeller fold lactonase family protein, whose product MKFSKLRQLLLVSAIGLGVATLFSGCQLVTIDYVFVATSASTISGSKSSTCPNGEIETYAVDSQSGAIRTAQPQVCSGGTTPTALAISPGYGNLYVANQVDKNIVHFEAAANGVLTKKDSVTFSTTPVAMTVSPDGNTLYAVSGTSSATLSAYTLSSGTLGSAASQLNLTIPGYASDSVVPTGVTVLANGKAVFVTAYDLSAYNPGGITTSNASPGWIFVFTTGSGGALTPVAGSPYNAGVKPSAVAADPTDRYVYVTDFASNQLIAYGIYTGYTLNFLQNGPYKTGGQPTSISIDPRGKFMYVSNSLDSSVTAYVIDLTTGTPSTAVNSTGSATNSTDTQPVSVAVDPALGRYVYTANYLGNSVSGFRLDPTAGTLKQTQATPYPTGIHPTAVVLAPHGNHSTQSITP is encoded by the coding sequence ATGAAGTTCAGCAAATTGAGACAGCTCCTGCTGGTCTCTGCCATCGGCCTCGGTGTGGCTACGCTCTTTTCCGGTTGCCAGCTCGTGACCATCGACTATGTCTTTGTCGCCACGTCTGCAAGCACGATCTCTGGAAGCAAAAGTAGCACTTGTCCCAATGGTGAGATCGAAACCTATGCGGTCGATTCCCAGTCCGGTGCGATCCGCACAGCGCAGCCGCAGGTCTGTTCCGGTGGCACTACACCTACGGCTCTCGCCATCTCCCCCGGCTATGGAAACCTCTACGTAGCCAACCAGGTGGACAAGAATATCGTTCACTTCGAAGCAGCGGCTAATGGCGTTTTGACGAAGAAGGATAGCGTCACCTTCTCCACAACGCCCGTAGCGATGACGGTCAGTCCCGACGGCAACACCCTCTACGCTGTTTCCGGAACCTCTTCCGCTACACTCTCGGCTTATACCTTGTCGTCGGGTACTTTGGGATCCGCTGCCTCTCAGCTGAACCTCACTATCCCCGGCTATGCTTCTGATTCCGTCGTGCCTACAGGCGTGACGGTCCTCGCCAACGGCAAAGCGGTCTTCGTCACCGCATATGATTTATCCGCCTACAACCCAGGCGGCATCACCACCAGTAATGCCAGCCCAGGATGGATATTCGTTTTCACCACTGGCTCTGGTGGTGCACTGACTCCGGTTGCGGGGAGTCCCTACAACGCGGGAGTCAAGCCGTCGGCGGTGGCGGCCGACCCGACCGATCGCTATGTCTATGTCACTGATTTCGCCTCGAATCAGCTGATTGCTTATGGCATTTACACCGGCTACACGCTTAACTTCTTGCAAAATGGTCCTTATAAGACGGGCGGCCAACCAACCTCCATCTCCATCGATCCCCGCGGAAAGTTCATGTATGTTTCCAATTCGCTGGATTCAAGCGTAACCGCATACGTCATCGATCTCACCACCGGCACGCCCTCGACCGCAGTCAACAGCACCGGATCGGCAACCAACTCCACCGATACGCAGCCCGTCTCAGTGGCAGTCGATCCTGCCCTTGGGCGCTACGTCTACACCGCCAATTATCTGGGCAACTCTGTCTCCGGTTTCCGCCTCGATCCAACCGCAGGCACGCTGAAGCAGACGCAGGCCACACCCTATCCGACCGGTATCCACCCAACCGCGGTGGTCCTGGCGCCCCACGGCAATCACTCCACGCAAAGCATCACGCCATAG
- a CDS encoding beta-propeller fold lactonase family protein: MKFNNPIQLLAISAASLLAASLLSACATLTVDFVYVSSAKAAGPNNYGEIDVFEINSESGRMRQIVTSPFPSGGRNPVAEAVSPDQADLYVANRDDNSIVQFIIGSDGKLYPQNTVNTPGIFPLALSVSGNFLYVVDTYQPLPTCNPASPCSGSIAVFPILTASQAGALKPAQTANTLGTPVVNTSISASYWPLLLTGAGASHVFVPTAVTTAAKGAYVYITGYDSSSNAGYVFGFTTGSDGTLTTIPGFPVPVGTQPSAIASDSTGAYLYVTDAIQNVVYGFQINGGVLTEVAGSPFQAGGKPSAIVLDATGKFALVANAQDSNLTVYATNSGALTRMGTYTTGTQPVAIGIDPSLNQYVFTANFLGNNVSGFQLNFNNGTLLNSQFSPSAANANPTAVAAITHNGSKK; encoded by the coding sequence ATGAAGTTCAACAATCCGATTCAGTTGCTGGCCATTTCGGCGGCGAGTCTGCTGGCAGCCTCCCTTCTCTCCGCCTGCGCCACGCTCACCGTAGACTTCGTGTACGTAAGCAGTGCCAAAGCGGCCGGTCCCAACAATTACGGAGAGATCGACGTCTTCGAAATCAACTCCGAATCAGGCCGCATGCGTCAGATTGTCACTTCGCCTTTTCCTTCAGGTGGACGCAATCCCGTGGCCGAAGCAGTATCGCCTGATCAGGCTGATCTCTACGTCGCCAACCGGGACGACAACTCCATCGTTCAATTCATAATTGGCAGTGACGGTAAGCTCTATCCCCAGAACACCGTGAATACGCCGGGCATTTTCCCCCTGGCTCTATCCGTCTCTGGGAATTTTCTGTACGTGGTAGACACGTATCAGCCGTTGCCGACTTGCAATCCCGCTTCGCCGTGTTCCGGGTCGATAGCAGTATTTCCCATACTTACTGCTTCGCAAGCAGGGGCGCTCAAACCCGCGCAGACAGCGAATACCCTTGGAACTCCGGTTGTGAATACCAGCATCAGCGCCAGCTACTGGCCCCTCTTGCTGACCGGCGCAGGCGCCTCTCACGTCTTCGTTCCAACTGCCGTTACAACCGCCGCCAAAGGCGCTTACGTCTACATCACCGGATACGATTCGAGTTCAAACGCCGGCTACGTCTTCGGGTTTACCACGGGCTCCGACGGCACGCTCACAACCATACCCGGATTTCCCGTCCCGGTCGGCACCCAACCTTCCGCCATCGCCAGCGACTCAACCGGCGCCTATCTTTATGTGACGGATGCCATTCAAAACGTGGTCTATGGATTCCAGATTAACGGCGGCGTCTTGACCGAGGTCGCAGGCAGCCCGTTTCAGGCTGGCGGTAAGCCGAGCGCGATTGTGCTGGATGCCACTGGAAAATTCGCCTTGGTGGCCAACGCACAGGATTCGAACCTGACGGTGTATGCCACGAATTCAGGAGCGCTCACCCGGATGGGCACTTACACCACGGGTACGCAGCCGGTCGCCATTGGTATTGACCCTTCATTGAACCAATATGTCTTTACCGCAAATTTCCTGGGCAACAATGTTTCAGGCTTTCAGTTGAACTTCAACAACGGTACGCTCTTGAATTCCCAGTTTTCACCATCGGCGGCCAATGCCAATCCAACGGCGGTCGCAGCGATTACGCATAATGGCAGCAAGAAGTAG
- a CDS encoding beta-propeller fold lactonase family protein: protein MKFKKFGKTLLMSALSAGVVIGISSCKQSYSVGFLYVTGTQTASTTGQGIISGFKIDHNTGNLTAIAGLPVSTGGANPSRAVLLTGGRFLYVLNRGTTTDGGPCSTTDVCSNANIAQFSIGGNGILAPQGIYYTQGNNPFRMIADSAGAHLYVLDHDAPSGAGCSLVFGQQTTTCGDITAFSIDPTTGRLSYLLNSQVTSASGAPLPYFPVPAEPIDFALASNYFLTLSGTPATGDSVFPYAYNNSSGQLTVNQNTSQPLNINAGTAIVSAGGEIYVLDDGLNTNQPPTNGAIYAFKPGTNGSLQAEADGYIPDNPTYSYPNYVLAANGKAFVYILNQGDNANTTNAQSGIASFKLTNPFQLQPISGATGSTGGTGAGPQCILEDPSNQFIYTANFYSSTITGLSINQNAGDLTPLSQATKAKDSYALPGPATWCVVTGRTS, encoded by the coding sequence ATGAAGTTCAAGAAATTCGGCAAGACGCTTCTGATGTCGGCCCTCTCTGCTGGCGTGGTCATAGGCATCTCGTCTTGCAAGCAAAGTTATTCGGTTGGCTTCCTCTATGTGACAGGGACCCAGACCGCCTCGACCACCGGTCAAGGCATTATCAGCGGCTTTAAAATCGATCACAATACCGGCAATTTGACCGCCATCGCAGGGCTCCCTGTAAGCACCGGCGGGGCTAATCCCAGCCGCGCAGTCCTGCTCACCGGTGGACGCTTCCTCTATGTGCTCAATCGCGGCACCACCACAGACGGCGGCCCATGCAGCACGACCGATGTTTGCTCCAATGCCAACATCGCCCAGTTCTCGATCGGCGGCAATGGCATACTGGCCCCCCAGGGTATCTACTACACTCAGGGAAATAACCCTTTCCGGATGATTGCCGACTCCGCGGGCGCGCATCTTTACGTGCTCGATCACGATGCCCCCAGCGGCGCTGGATGCTCGCTGGTCTTTGGTCAACAGACGACCACCTGCGGCGATATCACCGCTTTTTCAATCGATCCCACCACGGGACGCTTGAGCTATCTGCTCAATTCCCAGGTCACTTCTGCCAGCGGCGCACCCCTTCCTTATTTCCCGGTTCCGGCCGAGCCGATTGACTTCGCCCTCGCGTCAAACTACTTCCTGACTCTCAGCGGAACCCCGGCGACTGGCGACTCCGTCTTTCCGTATGCGTACAACAACTCCAGCGGCCAGTTGACGGTCAATCAGAATACCTCGCAGCCGCTCAACATCAACGCGGGCACTGCAATCGTTTCCGCCGGTGGCGAAATCTACGTTCTCGATGACGGCCTCAACACCAATCAGCCGCCGACAAATGGAGCTATCTACGCTTTCAAGCCGGGAACCAACGGATCGTTGCAGGCTGAGGCGGATGGATATATCCCAGACAATCCGACCTACTCCTATCCGAACTACGTGCTTGCGGCTAACGGCAAAGCATTTGTCTACATCCTGAATCAAGGCGACAATGCCAACACCACGAATGCACAAAGTGGGATCGCTTCATTCAAGCTGACCAACCCATTCCAGCTGCAGCCAATCTCCGGAGCAACGGGATCGACCGGCGGAACTGGCGCGGGTCCGCAATGCATTCTCGAGGATCCCTCGAATCAGTTCATCTACACCGCCAATTTCTACAGTTCCACAATCACAGGGCTGTCTATCAACCAGAACGCCGGCGATCTGACTCCGTTAAGTCAGGCAACAAAAGCGAAAGACAGCTATGCCCTGCCTGGTCCGGCTACTTGGTGTGTTGTCACCGGTCGTACAAGCTAA
- a CDS encoding M13 family metallopeptidase — protein sequence MKLRPLIPVFLFATGIAIAQSPAAFTSDEQTPAPPAMARSFDLTAIDKTADPCEDFYQYACGNWVKANPIPSDQVRWARSFSLLGERNRYLLWEELDAASKDPKTPLQKKYGDYFAACMNTDLIEKEGLEPIKPALDHIAALQDSKSLSTLLGGLAERGDPAPLFRFGVQVDEKDASKQIASVSQGGISLPDRDYYLSDSKRFQTIRQQYREHVTKMFTLAGDTPEQAAKEADAVIKIETALAKASTSRTALRDPENRYHIYTVADFQKLAPDFDFAVYFKDVQVRPFDTLNVATPDFFKALNELLASEPVDSWKSYLRWHTIHGTAANLPKAFYDENFNFFGKTLAGQKEPTPRWKQCTGETDRALGEAVGQDWVKAHFPPKAKASMDQLVAALDKALADDIKTLPWMSDDTKKAAEEKLALYRNKIGYPEKWRDYSALVVKRDDPLGNARRSAVFQRNYNLNKLGKPVDEKEWGMTPPTVNAYYNPSMNDINFPAGILQPPFFDPDIDPAVNFGGIGVVIGHEMTHGFDDEGSKYDGHGNLREWQTAEDRKKFVERTDCEVSEYGGFEAAPAHGEVAEAKLNGKLTLGENTADNGGLRIAYMALLDVLAKEGKSINDKIDGYTEEQRYFLGFAQVWCQNETEQAARQSAMTDPHSPGRWRVNGSVQNFDQFGKAFGCHKGQPMYPENSCRVW from the coding sequence ATGAAGCTCCGCCCCCTCATTCCTGTGTTCCTGTTTGCAACCGGAATCGCAATTGCCCAATCTCCCGCGGCTTTCACCAGTGATGAACAGACGCCCGCTCCTCCCGCGATGGCCAGGAGCTTCGACCTCACCGCGATCGATAAAACCGCCGATCCTTGCGAAGACTTCTATCAGTACGCATGTGGCAACTGGGTCAAGGCCAATCCCATCCCGTCTGACCAGGTCCGCTGGGCGCGCTCCTTTTCGCTGCTCGGTGAGCGCAATCGCTACTTGCTCTGGGAAGAACTCGACGCGGCGTCCAAAGATCCTAAGACGCCGCTCCAGAAGAAGTACGGCGACTACTTTGCCGCCTGCATGAACACCGACCTCATCGAAAAGGAAGGGCTGGAGCCCATCAAACCCGCACTCGACCACATCGCTGCGCTGCAAGACTCCAAAAGTCTCAGCACGCTGCTGGGCGGTCTCGCAGAGCGTGGCGATCCCGCTCCCCTCTTCCGCTTTGGCGTTCAAGTCGATGAGAAAGACGCATCGAAACAGATTGCCAGCGTAAGCCAGGGCGGGATCTCACTTCCTGATCGCGACTACTACCTATCCGATAGCAAGCGCTTCCAAACCATCCGCCAGCAATATCGCGAGCACGTAACAAAAATGTTCACCCTCGCCGGTGACACTCCCGAGCAGGCAGCCAAAGAGGCCGACGCCGTCATCAAGATCGAAACCGCGCTCGCCAAGGCTTCCACCAGCCGCACAGCACTGCGCGACCCCGAAAATCGCTACCACATCTATACCGTCGCCGACTTTCAGAAGCTCGCGCCCGACTTCGATTTCGCCGTTTACTTCAAAGACGTCCAGGTGCGCCCCTTTGACACCCTCAACGTAGCCACACCTGACTTCTTCAAGGCGCTGAACGAATTGCTAGCATCAGAACCGGTCGACAGCTGGAAATCCTACCTCCGCTGGCACACGATCCACGGAACAGCAGCGAATCTTCCCAAGGCCTTCTACGACGAGAACTTCAACTTCTTCGGCAAAACGCTCGCCGGCCAGAAGGAGCCAACTCCCCGCTGGAAACAGTGCACCGGCGAAACCGACCGCGCCCTCGGCGAAGCCGTTGGACAGGATTGGGTCAAGGCGCACTTCCCGCCCAAAGCCAAGGCGAGCATGGATCAGCTTGTTGCCGCACTCGACAAAGCCCTCGCCGACGACATTAAGACGCTTCCATGGATGAGCGACGACACCAAAAAGGCCGCCGAAGAGAAGCTGGCTCTCTATCGCAACAAGATTGGCTATCCAGAAAAGTGGCGCGACTACTCAGCCTTGGTCGTTAAGCGCGACGATCCCCTCGGTAATGCACGTCGTAGCGCGGTCTTCCAGCGCAACTACAACCTCAACAAACTCGGCAAACCCGTAGATGAGAAGGAGTGGGGCATGACGCCCCCGACGGTCAACGCCTATTACAATCCGTCGATGAACGACATCAACTTCCCCGCCGGCATCCTGCAACCCCCATTTTTCGATCCCGACATTGACCCTGCCGTCAACTTCGGCGGCATCGGCGTGGTCATCGGGCATGAGATGACGCACGGCTTTGACGACGAAGGCTCAAAGTACGACGGCCACGGCAATCTGCGCGAATGGCAGACCGCCGAAGACCGCAAGAAATTCGTCGAGCGCACCGATTGCGAAGTCTCCGAATACGGCGGATTTGAAGCGGCTCCCGCCCACGGCGAGGTGGCGGAAGCCAAGCTCAATGGAAAGCTCACCCTCGGCGAAAACACCGCCGACAACGGAGGCCTGCGCATCGCCTACATGGCTTTGCTCGATGTCTTGGCCAAGGAAGGCAAGTCTATCAACGACAAGATCGATGGTTACACCGAAGAGCAGCGCTATTTTCTCGGCTTTGCCCAGGTATGGTGCCAGAACGAAACTGAACAGGCCGCTCGCCAATCAGCTATGACTGACCCCCACTCACCAGGCCGGTGGCGCGTCAACGGCTCGGTGCAGAATTTCGATCAATTCGGCAAGGCTTTCGGATGCCATAAGGGTCAGCCAATGTATCCGGAAAATTCCTGCCGCGTCTGGTAG